In the bacterium genome, ATTCCACTACACATCCCGCGCGGCGGCATTGTGCTGCGCCGTGTTCCTGATCGCATCGCTTGGCCCAGGCATCGCCCGGGGAGCGGGGGAGGCGATCAAGAATCCGGACACCATCCTCGAGCTCGGGTTCGGCGACGTCAGCAGCCTCGACCCGGCGCTGGCGTACGACATCTATTCCTACGAGCCGATCTGGCCAAACGTGTACGAGACGCTGATCATGTACGGCGGGTCGTCGCTCGACAAGTTTTCCCCCATGCTGGCCACAGCGGTGCCCAGCCTGGCGAACGGGTTGATCAGTGCGGACGGCCTCACGTATACGTTCCCGCTCCGCAAGGGGGTGAAGTTCCACGACGGCTCGGTGATGACGCCCGACGACGTCCGGTACTCGATTCAGCGGTTCCTCCTTCAAGATCAGGCCGGCGGGCCGGGGTGGCTCCTCCTCAGTCCGCTGCTCGGAGTCGACAGCACCCGGGACGACAAGGGCAAGATACAGGTCACGTACGCCGACGTGGCCAAGGCGGTGAGCGTGAAGGGCGACTCGATCGTCTTCCGGCTGAAGAAGCCGTTCGCGCCGTTTCTCACGATCATCGCCGCCTGGACGGCCGTCATGCCCAGGGCCTGGGCGGCCGCGCACGGTGACTGGGACGGCAGCCCGGCCACCTGGCAGAAGTACAACAATCCCAAGATCGAAGATCGGTACGAGTTCGACCATATGAATGGGACCGGTCCGTTCAAGCTCGAGCGGTGGGACCGGCAGGCCAAACAGGTCATCTTGGTTCGCAACGACGGGTACTGGCGTGCCCCGGCGGCGCTGCGCCGAGTGGTGCTTCAGGCGGTCCCGGAGTTCACCACCCGCCGCCTGCAGCTCCAGCAAGGCGACGCGGACATCGTGGTCGCGTCGCTGAACCAGGAAGTCCAGCTCCGGGGGCTGCCCGGGACCGTCGTGCAGGACAACCTGCCGCAGATCGCGGTGCAGACGCTCCAGTTCAATTTCAAGATCAATACCGAGGCCAACCCTGACGCCGGCTCAGGCAAGCTCGACGGAGCCGGGATCCCGCCGGAGTTCTTTTCTGATATCCACGTCCGGCGCGGATTCGCGTACGCCTTCGATTACGCGTCGAACCTGAGCGGCGCGTACGCGGGGAAGGGGGTCCTCCCCCACGGGCCGATCGTCCAGGGATTGCTGGGGTACGACCCGACGATCCCGGTGTACACCACCAGCCGCGACAAGGCCATCGCCGAGTTCAAGGAGGCCTCGGGGGGCAAGGTCTGGGACACCGGCTTCAAGTTCACGATCCCGTTCACGGCTGGGAACGCGGCGCGGCAGGTGGGCGCCCAGATCGTTAAGGACACCGTCGGGGCGCTGAATCCCAAATTCCAGATCGACTCTCGGGCGGTGCCCGCCAGCACCCTGAACCAATTGCTCTTTGCCCACAAGGGGACGATGTACTTCCTCGGGTGGTTTGCAGATTACCCCGATCCGCACGATTTCGCGCAGCCCTTTCTTTCGTCGAACGGGTACTTCCCGGTCCGCGGCGGATACCGGAATTCCGAGGCAGACCGGCTTATCGAGGAGGCGGTGGGGACGGCGGACCCGGCGAAGCGCAAAGCCCTCTACCGCCAGCTGTCGATGATCGCGTACAACGACCTGCCGTATCTGTTCCTCGTTCAGCCGGTCACCTATTATGTGATGCGATCCTGGGTCCACGGCTGGTACTACAATCCGATCTTTCCCGGGCAGTACTTCTACACGATCAGCAAGCGATAGAAGCGCTGGGCCAACCGGAGACCCAACGTGGAGCGGGGCGGCGCCACGCCGCCCCGCCGTTTGCTCCCGCAACGGTCCGAAACACGACCGGGCAAAGGAGGCGCCGCGAATGTTTGTGCCGCTGTCGCCGCTGGAGTTTCGGAGGCGGGCTGAGCGTCTCTTTGGACGCAAGGTGGGGGTCGTCGATGGGCCGCGGCGCTATACCTACGCCGAGTTTGGCGAACGCTCCCGGAGGCTGGCCGGGGCGCTCACACGGCTCGGGATCAAACCGGGCGACGTGGTCTCGTTCCTGACGTACAACACCCACCATCTGCTGGAGGCGTACTTCGGGGTTCCGCAGGCCCGGGCGATTCTCAACCCTCTCAACATCCGGCTGCGCCCGCAGGAGATCGCGTCCATTCTCAACCACGCGAAATCCCGGGCGCTCTTTTTCCACAACGATTTCACGTCCGCCGTCGCGGAGATGCGACCCAACTTGGAGACGGTCGGGGAGTTCGTGGGTCTCGAAATCGACGGGCCTGCGCCTTTCCAGACCCGCGACTACGAGGGCTTCCTCGCCGGATCCCCACCACTTGGGGAGGATCCCGAAGTGGATGAGAACAGCCCAGCCGAGGTCTTCTATACAAGCGGCACCACGGGCAAACCCAAGGGCGTCATCCTCACCCACCGGACGCTCTATCTGCACGCGCTGTATACCGTGATCGCGCACTCCACCACTGATGCGGACGTCTTCCTCCACGTCGTCCCGATGTTTCACGTAAACGGCTGGGGAGTCCCGCACGGCGTCACAGCTGTCGGGGGGGTCCACGTCCTGCTCCGCAAGATCGACCCCGTGGAGATCTTCCGCCTCATCGAGCGGGAGCGCGTCACCAGGCTCGCGGGTGTGCCGGCGATCTACAACGCGCTGCTCAACCACTCCGACATCGGGAGGTACGATCTCGGCAGCCTCCGGCTGGCGACCACCGGTGGCGCCCCTGCGTTCCCCCTGCTGATCAAGGCGATGGAGGAGAAGCTGGGGTGCGAGGCCATGGTCGGGTATGGCCTCACCGAGACTTCCCCGGTGTTGACCCTGGCGCGTCCCAAGACGCACCTGAGCGCGGAGACCCCGGAACGGCGCCTGGAGCGCCGGTCAACCACCGGGTATGCGATCCCCGGCGTCGAAGTCCGGGTCGTGGACGAGCGGGGCCGCGACGTTGCGGCCGACGGCGCGACCGTCGGGGAGATCGCGGTCCGCGGCAACGTCGTGATGGAGGGCTATCTCCATGATCCTGAGGCCACCGCCAAGGCGATCCGCGACGGGTGGTTCTACACGGGGGACATGGCCACGATCGACGGTGAGGGTTACCTCAACATCGTCGACCGCAAAAAAGACATCATCATAAGCGGCGGCGAGAACATCTCGTCGGTCGAGGTAGAGAACGCCTTGGTCGTCCACCACGCCGTGTATGAGTGCGCCGTCGTGGCCGTCCCCGACGACCAATGGGGCGAGGTCGCCAAGGCGCTGGTCGTCCTCAAGCCGGGGGCGAACGCCTCCGAGCAGGAATTGATCCAGTTC is a window encoding:
- a CDS encoding ABC transporter substrate-binding protein, producing MRLFHYTSRAAALCCAVFLIASLGPGIARGAGEAIKNPDTILELGFGDVSSLDPALAYDIYSYEPIWPNVYETLIMYGGSSLDKFSPMLATAVPSLANGLISADGLTYTFPLRKGVKFHDGSVMTPDDVRYSIQRFLLQDQAGGPGWLLLSPLLGVDSTRDDKGKIQVTYADVAKAVSVKGDSIVFRLKKPFAPFLTIIAAWTAVMPRAWAAAHGDWDGSPATWQKYNNPKIEDRYEFDHMNGTGPFKLERWDRQAKQVILVRNDGYWRAPAALRRVVLQAVPEFTTRRLQLQQGDADIVVASLNQEVQLRGLPGTVVQDNLPQIAVQTLQFNFKINTEANPDAGSGKLDGAGIPPEFFSDIHVRRGFAYAFDYASNLSGAYAGKGVLPHGPIVQGLLGYDPTIPVYTTSRDKAIAEFKEASGGKVWDTGFKFTIPFTAGNAARQVGAQIVKDTVGALNPKFQIDSRAVPASTLNQLLFAHKGTMYFLGWFADYPDPHDFAQPFLSSNGYFPVRGGYRNSEADRLIEEAVGTADPAKRKALYRQLSMIAYNDLPYLFLVQPVTYYVMRSWVHGWYYNPIFPGQYFYTISKR
- a CDS encoding fatty acid--CoA ligase, encoding MFVPLSPLEFRRRAERLFGRKVGVVDGPRRYTYAEFGERSRRLAGALTRLGIKPGDVVSFLTYNTHHLLEAYFGVPQARAILNPLNIRLRPQEIASILNHAKSRALFFHNDFTSAVAEMRPNLETVGEFVGLEIDGPAPFQTRDYEGFLAGSPPLGEDPEVDENSPAEVFYTSGTTGKPKGVILTHRTLYLHALYTVIAHSTTDADVFLHVVPMFHVNGWGVPHGVTAVGGVHVLLRKIDPVEIFRLIERERVTRLAGVPAIYNALLNHSDIGRYDLGSLRLATTGGAPAFPLLIKAMEEKLGCEAMVGYGLTETSPVLTLARPKTHLSAETPERRLERRSTTGYAIPGVEVRVVDERGRDVAADGATVGEIAVRGNVVMEGYLHDPEATAKAIRDGWFYTGDMATIDGEGYLNIVDRKKDIIISGGENISSVEVENALVVHHAVYECAVVAVPDDQWGEVAKALVVLKPGANASEQELIQFCRDRLAHFKAPKSVEFFEALPKGGTGKILKAHLREPYWAGRAKRVN